From Bradyrhizobium symbiodeficiens, the proteins below share one genomic window:
- a CDS encoding DUF2848 domain-containing protein: protein MFDLTFTVDAQDTTTPLTLAIDQMVIAGWTGRDPVARDKHIKELQEMGIVPPASTPIYYRGAARRLTQEDSIECTGGDSSGEVEFVLIGWQGRIFVGCGSDHTDRKVEAYNVTVSKQMCDKPIASTLWELEDVIGHWDKMILRSYATIKGERVLYQEGTLDAMLPVADLIARGFEGGKFPDGCAMFGGTFAAKGGIRPAERFDFELEDPVLKRTIRHGYDVTTLPVRG from the coding sequence GTGTTTGACCTCACTTTCACCGTCGACGCCCAGGACACCACCACGCCGCTGACGCTTGCGATCGACCAGATGGTCATCGCCGGCTGGACCGGCCGCGATCCGGTCGCCCGCGACAAACACATCAAAGAGCTGCAGGAGATGGGCATCGTCCCGCCGGCCTCGACGCCGATCTACTATCGCGGCGCGGCGCGGCGGCTGACCCAGGAAGACAGCATCGAATGCACCGGCGGCGATTCCTCCGGCGAGGTCGAGTTCGTGCTGATCGGCTGGCAGGGCCGCATCTTCGTCGGCTGCGGCTCCGACCATACCGATCGCAAGGTTGAGGCCTACAACGTCACGGTGTCCAAGCAGATGTGCGACAAGCCGATCGCCTCCACGCTGTGGGAGCTGGAGGACGTCATCGGCCATTGGGACAAGATGATCCTGCGCTCCTATGCCACCATCAAGGGCGAGCGCGTGCTCTACCAGGAGGGCACGCTGGACGCGATGCTGCCGGTCGCCGATCTCATCGCGCGCGGCTTCGAAGGCGGCAAATTCCCCGACGGCTGCGCCATGTTCGGCGGCACGTTCGCGGCGAAGGGCGGCATCCGCCCGGCGGAGCGATTCGACTTCGAGCTGGAAGATCCCGTGCTGAAGCGGACGATCAGGCACGGGTATGACGTGACGACGCTGCCGGTGCGGGGCTAG
- the alkB gene encoding DNA oxidative demethylase AlkB — translation MTADLFDSVAEAQPSREEIADGAVLLRGFVKPIETELIAAVRAIVAQSPFRRMTTPGGHLMSVAMTNCGERGWITDHTGYRYDPIDPRTGAPWPAMPPVLRDLARGAAEQGGFQNFAPDACLVNRYEVGTRLSLHQDKDELDYSAPIVSVSLGLPATFLFGGMARADKPRRFRLVHGDVVVWGGASRLAYHGVAPLADGEHGLLGRKRINLTFRRTR, via the coding sequence TTGACGGCTGATCTGTTCGATAGCGTTGCTGAGGCGCAGCCGTCGCGCGAGGAGATCGCCGACGGCGCCGTGCTGCTGCGCGGCTTCGTCAAGCCGATCGAGACCGAGCTGATCGCCGCCGTGCGCGCCATCGTGGCGCAGTCGCCTTTCCGGCGCATGACCACGCCCGGCGGTCATCTGATGTCGGTGGCGATGACCAATTGCGGCGAGCGCGGCTGGATCACCGATCACACCGGCTATCGCTACGATCCCATCGATCCGCGCACCGGCGCGCCATGGCCGGCTATGCCGCCAGTGCTCCGCGATCTCGCGCGCGGCGCGGCGGAGCAGGGTGGCTTCCAAAACTTCGCGCCTGATGCCTGCCTCGTCAATCGCTACGAGGTCGGCACGCGGCTGTCGCTGCATCAGGACAAGGATGAGCTCGATTATTCGGCGCCGATCGTCTCGGTCTCGCTGGGATTGCCCGCGACCTTCCTGTTCGGCGGCATGGCGCGCGCCGACAAGCCGCGACGCTTCCGCCTGGTCCATGGCGATGTCGTGGTTTGGGGCGGGGCCAGCAGGCTCGCCTATCACGGCGTCGCGCCGCTTGCCGACGGCGAGCATGGGTTGCTGGGACGGAAAAGAATCAATTTGACCTTCCGCAGAACGCGCTGA
- a CDS encoding 2OG-Fe(II) oxygenase, with product MAIARRAPAIDEAINPAAHIDALDWPEISAELDSQGCAVLKGLLTPDQCREIAALYPDDAHFRSRIAMGRHGFGRGEYKYFAYPLPDLIAQLRPALYAHLQGVANRWNEAMGIDIRYPASHAAFLKRCHEAGQTRPTPLLLQYDAGDYNCLHQDLYGEHVFPLQVAILLSEPDRDFTGGEFVLTEQRPRMQSRTEVVPLAQGDAVAFAVHHRPVQGTRGTYRVNLRHGVSRIRSGRRHTLGVIFHDAK from the coding sequence ATGGCAATCGCGAGACGTGCTCCTGCAATCGATGAAGCGATCAACCCCGCCGCCCATATCGACGCCCTCGACTGGCCCGAGATCTCCGCCGAACTCGACTCTCAAGGCTGCGCGGTCCTGAAGGGCCTGTTGACGCCGGACCAATGCCGCGAGATTGCCGCGCTCTATCCGGACGATGCGCATTTCCGCAGCCGCATCGCCATGGGTCGGCATGGCTTCGGCCGCGGCGAGTACAAATACTTCGCCTATCCGCTGCCCGATCTGATCGCGCAATTGCGGCCGGCGCTGTACGCGCATCTTCAAGGCGTCGCCAACCGCTGGAACGAGGCGATGGGGATCGACATCCGCTATCCAGCCTCGCATGCGGCTTTCCTCAAGCGCTGCCACGAGGCCGGCCAGACACGACCAACACCGCTGCTGCTGCAATACGACGCCGGCGATTACAATTGCCTGCATCAGGATCTCTACGGCGAGCATGTGTTCCCGCTCCAGGTTGCGATCCTGCTCTCCGAGCCCGACCGCGACTTCACCGGCGGCGAATTCGTGCTGACTGAGCAGCGGCCGCGAATGCAGTCCCGCACCGAGGTGGTGCCGCTGGCGCAGGGTGACGCCGTCGCCTTCGCTGTGCATCACCGCCCGGTGCAGGGGACACGTGGCACGTATCGCGTTAATCTACGCCATGGCGTCAGCCGGATCAGGTCCGGCCGGCGCCATACGCTGGGTGTGATCTTTCACGATGCCAAATGA